A genomic segment from uncultured Desulfuromonas sp. encodes:
- a CDS encoding molybdopterin-dependent oxidoreductase has product MSHKGEKSLVNLTIDGQQVQVEQGQTIIAAAEKLGIKIPTMCYLKKVSTTGACRVCLVDVEGVEGPVTACNTVATEGIVVTTTGEELVNKRKDMIRLMLVNHPLDCPVCDAAGECDLQDICYEHGILDQPFSAEDVAAAKITDWPLIENVPSRCILCEKCVKVGHELTGVGDFTVVERGDMAFIGRKPGNDIDPYIEGNAVEVCPVGAMISKPFKHSARSWTLDKVPSIGFASGSLEQVDLNVKQDKLFRITSQDDATINNGLLSFDSSFGYGFVNSDKRLLKATVNGDETTVDAALKVVAEKAVELGGAAVAGLSSARLTVEENYLFQKLFRAGFKSNNIDSEARFGMLRASDTLAQTLGLRGASAAAEKIAGADAVLVFGSDITSEQPQINYLIQKAYRGNDAKLLVANMRKVRIAKESHCFLNYAPGSEAALASALTKLIVENGQSDDAFLKQFVKNSADVKKALAKVDIAKVAEACGVEVGLISEAAEMLGSAKNVAIVFGGDVTKSATCEDTVKALANLAMVSGAFGCESGGLYPVDEKPNMQGLLDAGVAPEYLPGYVANSDAGLNALQILEGIESGAVKMLYVAGTNPLVSYPESARWKAALAKVELLVVQDILASELTEMATVVLPAAAYSEKSGTYIACDHTSGVLTKAVAPKGDAQSDKALFAQLLEATTGTAQTLCNEKILAELAASCDLFSSVGLSGVRYQSSCVKKGYAPAAAALTYSDCGGLVAMKGLTLIAGKMHAHTGVTSTYAAGALEIAPEGYIEISHADAQKLGVADGAAVTVTSAQGSANGKARVSTFIPEGVLFAPYHFASLNIQQVMPVGANYVSVELSK; this is encoded by the coding sequence ATGAGTCATAAAGGTGAAAAGTCATTGGTCAACCTCACAATTGATGGTCAACAGGTTCAGGTAGAACAAGGCCAAACCATCATTGCTGCTGCTGAAAAACTCGGTATCAAGATTCCGACGATGTGTTACCTGAAAAAGGTATCCACTACCGGGGCTTGCCGCGTATGTCTGGTCGATGTTGAAGGTGTCGAAGGTCCGGTCACTGCATGTAACACGGTGGCCACTGAAGGCATTGTTGTGACGACGACAGGCGAAGAGCTGGTCAACAAGCGTAAGGACATGATTCGCCTGATGCTGGTGAACCATCCTTTGGATTGCCCGGTGTGTGATGCGGCAGGTGAGTGTGATTTGCAGGATATCTGCTACGAGCACGGGATTCTTGACCAGCCGTTCTCCGCCGAAGATGTTGCGGCGGCAAAAATCACCGACTGGCCGTTAATTGAGAATGTTCCTTCACGCTGCATCCTGTGTGAAAAATGTGTCAAGGTCGGTCACGAGTTGACCGGGGTTGGAGATTTTACAGTCGTTGAGCGTGGTGACATGGCCTTCATCGGTCGCAAGCCCGGCAACGACATCGATCCCTACATTGAAGGCAATGCCGTTGAAGTCTGCCCGGTTGGAGCGATGATTTCCAAACCGTTCAAACACTCTGCGCGCAGCTGGACTCTGGATAAAGTACCTTCCATCGGGTTTGCCTCTGGCAGCCTGGAGCAGGTGGATCTGAACGTCAAACAGGACAAACTGTTCCGTATCACCTCACAGGATGATGCAACGATTAACAATGGCTTGCTCAGCTTCGATTCGAGCTTTGGCTATGGATTCGTTAATTCTGACAAACGTTTGCTTAAAGCGACGGTTAACGGTGACGAAACCACCGTAGATGCCGCTCTTAAAGTCGTTGCAGAGAAAGCCGTTGAGCTCGGCGGCGCTGCGGTTGCGGGTTTGTCTTCTGCCCGTCTGACGGTTGAGGAAAACTATCTGTTTCAGAAATTGTTCCGCGCAGGCTTCAAGAGCAACAATATCGACAGTGAAGCACGTTTTGGTATGCTGCGTGCCTCTGATACGCTTGCACAAACTCTCGGACTGCGTGGTGCCAGTGCTGCTGCTGAAAAGATTGCCGGTGCAGATGCTGTTCTGGTTTTCGGCTCTGACATTACTTCTGAACAGCCACAGATTAATTATCTGATTCAAAAGGCGTATCGTGGAAATGATGCCAAGCTACTGGTTGCCAATATGCGCAAAGTGCGTATCGCTAAGGAATCACATTGTTTCCTCAATTACGCACCGGGTAGCGAAGCGGCACTTGCCTCTGCTTTGACCAAGTTGATCGTGGAAAACGGTCAGTCTGATGATGCCTTCCTCAAGCAATTTGTTAAAAATAGCGCGGATGTGAAAAAAGCGTTGGCTAAGGTTGACATCGCTAAAGTTGCTGAGGCCTGTGGTGTTGAGGTTGGCTTGATTTCCGAAGCGGCTGAAATGCTTGGTAGCGCCAAAAATGTAGCGATTGTTTTCGGTGGTGACGTGACGAAGTCTGCAACATGTGAGGACACCGTCAAGGCACTCGCAAACCTGGCTATGGTAAGCGGTGCTTTTGGTTGCGAATCTGGTGGACTCTATCCTGTCGATGAGAAACCGAATATGCAGGGTTTATTGGATGCCGGTGTTGCTCCAGAATATCTGCCTGGCTATGTCGCTAACAGTGACGCAGGCTTAAATGCTCTGCAGATTCTCGAAGGGATTGAATCCGGTGCGGTGAAAATGCTGTATGTGGCCGGAACGAACCCGCTGGTCAGCTATCCGGAAAGTGCCCGCTGGAAGGCGGCTCTGGCAAAAGTAGAACTGCTCGTTGTTCAGGATATTCTGGCATCTGAATTGACCGAGATGGCAACCGTTGTTCTGCCAGCGGCAGCATATTCTGAAAAATCAGGCACTTATATTGCGTGTGATCATACCTCAGGTGTTCTCACCAAGGCTGTTGCACCGAAAGGTGATGCGCAAAGTGATAAAGCACTCTTTGCTCAGCTGCTTGAGGCAACAACCGGAACAGCTCAGACACTGTGCAATGAGAAGATCCTTGCTGAGCTCGCGGCCAGCTGTGATCTGTTCAGTTCTGTTGGGCTGAGCGGCGTACGTTATCAGAGTAGTTGTGTCAAAAAAGGCTATGCACCTGCTGCTGCCGCGCTGACTTACTCTGATTGTGGTGGACTGGTTGCGATGAAAGGGTTAACACTGATTGCTGGTAAAATGCACGCGCATACGGGGGTTACCTCGACTTACGCTGCAGGTGCATTGGAAATTGCACCGGAGGGTTATATCGAAATCAGTCATGCAGATGCGCAAAAACTTGGCGTAGCAGACGGTGCTGCTGTGACTGTTACCTCAGCCCAGGGCAGTGCTAACGGCAAGGCTCGGGTGAGTACCTTCATTCCTGAAGGTGTTCTTTTTGCTCCTTACCATTTCGCTTCGTTAAACATTCAGCAGGTCATGCCTGTCGGGGCGAATTATGTCAGCGTTGAGCTGAGCAAATAG
- a CDS encoding FAD-dependent oxidoreductase: MSDIVFSSWGREIVDNRNGGDADMASLKLKLPTAYLDGKVGAFMGWDGVVLLDGETDVVAMAAEYMKRVQEKHCCGKCTPGKKGTRVMQDTLARILQGHGEERDLKIIEDLKSLLESCKCTLCMTSAIPVLDTVKYFRDDYMAYISGGKKPKLAASYHDKLTAPCIDRCPAHIDIPAYIEEIKNYRFEDSLSVIRERMAIPAVCGRVCPHPCETACRRALVDEPVSIMVMKRVASDHEWMHHKTPPMLPAAPTGKKVMVVGAGPAGLTCAFYLAQKGHKVKIIDMLSEPGGTVAVGIPDYRMPRHLLRREAEIVEALGVEIEYGVKLGRDVSLRELKENYDAVFLGTGAFKSKPMGVEGEDAGYEGFSEGGIHYLRAVALGQGMVTPKRVVVVGGGNTAIDCVRVALREGAEESILVYRRTRNEMPAESYEVDDADEENVRFEFLVNPTRLITENNKITGVEVIKMALGEPDESGRRRPAPVEGSEYVIPCDMVIPAIGQDPDLSYLQDGDYGIEQTRWNSIVTHGGTMMTDNAGVFAGGDCEYGAMTVVLAVGHGKRAASVMHRYLMEGKAILDDEEALEDVVNRLGVFNDKEKVAAAVGGLHREHQPKIDGAERATNYEEIELAMPESQAVVEADRCLRCYRVAMVAVEQ, translated from the coding sequence TTGTCTGATATAGTTTTTTCCAGCTGGGGAAGAGAGATCGTTGATAACCGCAACGGCGGTGATGCCGATATGGCTTCACTGAAGCTGAAACTTCCTACAGCGTATCTGGACGGCAAAGTCGGCGCCTTTATGGGCTGGGATGGTGTTGTACTGCTCGACGGCGAAACCGATGTCGTGGCGATGGCCGCTGAATACATGAAGCGGGTTCAGGAAAAGCACTGCTGTGGCAAGTGTACCCCCGGTAAAAAGGGCACACGTGTTATGCAGGATACGCTGGCCCGGATTCTCCAGGGGCACGGTGAAGAGCGTGACCTGAAGATTATCGAGGACCTGAAGTCATTGCTCGAAAGCTGCAAATGTACGCTGTGCATGACCTCGGCCATTCCGGTTCTTGATACCGTCAAGTATTTCCGTGATGACTACATGGCCTACATCAGCGGTGGCAAAAAGCCAAAGCTGGCTGCCAGCTATCACGATAAGCTGACCGCGCCTTGTATTGATCGTTGTCCGGCCCATATTGATATTCCCGCCTACATTGAAGAAATCAAAAATTACCGCTTTGAAGATTCGTTGTCGGTCATTCGTGAGCGGATGGCGATTCCCGCGGTTTGTGGTCGTGTTTGCCCTCATCCCTGTGAGACGGCCTGTCGCCGTGCCCTGGTTGATGAGCCGGTCAGCATCATGGTCATGAAGCGTGTCGCTTCTGACCACGAATGGATGCACCATAAAACACCGCCGATGCTTCCTGCCGCACCGACTGGTAAAAAAGTCATGGTCGTTGGTGCCGGGCCTGCCGGTTTGACCTGTGCCTTCTATCTGGCGCAAAAAGGCCATAAAGTCAAAATTATCGACATGCTGTCCGAGCCGGGTGGTACGGTTGCTGTCGGTATCCCTGATTATCGTATGCCGCGTCATCTGTTGCGCCGTGAAGCCGAGATTGTCGAGGCTCTGGGTGTTGAGATCGAGTATGGCGTCAAGCTGGGTCGCGATGTTTCTCTGCGTGAACTCAAAGAGAATTATGATGCCGTGTTCCTTGGCACCGGTGCTTTCAAATCGAAGCCGATGGGTGTTGAAGGTGAAGATGCCGGTTACGAAGGCTTCTCCGAAGGTGGTATCCACTACCTGCGTGCCGTCGCACTGGGACAGGGCATGGTCACACCGAAGCGCGTTGTTGTTGTCGGTGGTGGTAACACCGCGATTGACTGTGTGCGTGTTGCCTTGCGTGAAGGTGCTGAAGAGTCGATTCTGGTTTATCGTCGTACCCGTAACGAGATGCCTGCTGAATCTTACGAGGTCGATGACGCTGATGAGGAAAATGTACGTTTTGAGTTCCTCGTCAATCCGACCCGTTTGATTACCGAGAACAACAAGATCACCGGTGTTGAAGTGATCAAGATGGCACTGGGTGAGCCGGATGAATCCGGCCGTCGTCGCCCTGCGCCGGTTGAAGGTTCTGAGTATGTCATCCCTTGTGACATGGTTATTCCGGCCATCGGTCAGGATCCGGATTTGAGCTATCTTCAAGATGGCGATTACGGCATTGAGCAGACGCGCTGGAATAGTATCGTCACTCACGGTGGTACTATGATGACGGATAACGCTGGCGTGTTTGCCGGAGGTGACTGTGAATACGGGGCGATGACCGTTGTTCTGGCCGTTGGCCATGGTAAGCGTGCTGCCAGCGTCATGCATCGTTACCTGATGGAAGGCAAAGCCATCCTCGACGATGAAGAGGCTCTGGAAGATGTCGTCAACCGTCTTGGCGTGTTCAACGATAAAGAAAAGGTTGCCGCTGCCGTTGGTGGTTTGCACCGTGAGCATCAGCCCAAAATCGATGGTGCTGAGCGTGCCACGAACTACGAGGAAATTGAATTGGCCATGCCTGAAAGTCAGGCGGTGGTTGAAGCAGATCGTTGTTTACGTTGCTACCGGGTGGCAATGGTTGCCGTCGAACAGTAG
- a CDS encoding bifunctional homocysteine S-methyltransferase/methylenetetrahydrofolate reductase, with the protein MATSRLLQRLQESVLIGDGAMGTQLYSRGVPADSCFERLNLTRPELVVSVHEAYVEAGAQLLETNTFTANGLRLGGVGLEKKVRQINEAGARLARQAIGSRECFVAGSVGPLGARDCDESISVDDQKVLFREQMTGLVDGGVDLLLLETFASLAQLQLAAVVAAEFGLPVVAQMAFFAEGRTREGLDGGQFVSALNCDVAVVGANCGVGPHEMLQLVRQMAAETSKPVSAFANSGFPQYVNGRHVYLATPDYFAARGREMAASGASLIGGCCGTTPEHIAALATQIQGLKPCRSVIATTSEKKERSVTIGEDRKAAESVLLDPTRKEVPITVELDPPRGLDCAETIARARLLAQNGVDAINLAENPLARIRMGNLALAAKIQDATGIPVIAHVTCRDRNLIGLHSDLMGAHLLGLRHILAVTGDPVSVGEASGATSVFDLNSVGLLQLLSGLNQGRNMLGADLGGGTSFCLGAAFNPNVTNLQGQVNKLKKKLAAGARFFQTQPVYSAAIFQNMIQSLQGIAAPVFLGLLPLVSERNAEFLHNEVPGIVLPDPVRKKMRGTSGSEGVAAGMDVASELIHECASQVDGYYIMPPFGKVDLALQLIEIIKSKSS; encoded by the coding sequence ATGGCAACCTCACGTTTGCTACAACGGCTTCAGGAGAGTGTTCTTATTGGCGATGGCGCTATGGGTACCCAGCTTTACAGCCGGGGGGTCCCGGCGGACAGCTGTTTTGAGCGTCTAAATCTGACCCGTCCTGAATTGGTTGTGTCTGTGCATGAGGCCTACGTCGAAGCCGGTGCGCAATTGCTCGAAACCAATACCTTTACGGCCAATGGACTGCGACTTGGCGGTGTGGGATTGGAAAAGAAAGTACGTCAGATCAATGAGGCCGGAGCACGTCTTGCCCGCCAGGCTATCGGCAGCAGGGAGTGTTTTGTTGCGGGTTCCGTCGGCCCGCTTGGGGCGCGTGACTGTGACGAGTCGATCAGTGTTGATGACCAGAAGGTTCTATTCCGTGAGCAGATGACCGGCCTGGTGGATGGCGGTGTTGATCTGCTGTTGCTGGAAACCTTTGCCAGTCTCGCCCAGTTGCAATTGGCCGCCGTCGTCGCGGCAGAATTTGGTTTGCCGGTAGTTGCCCAAATGGCTTTTTTTGCCGAGGGGCGGACGCGGGAAGGGCTGGATGGTGGCCAGTTTGTGTCGGCCTTGAATTGTGATGTGGCTGTCGTTGGCGCAAACTGCGGTGTCGGCCCCCATGAAATGCTGCAGTTGGTGCGACAGATGGCGGCAGAGACCTCAAAGCCTGTTTCAGCATTTGCCAATTCCGGATTTCCCCAGTATGTCAACGGCCGCCATGTTTATCTGGCGACACCGGATTACTTTGCTGCCCGTGGTCGGGAAATGGCGGCTTCCGGTGCCTCTCTGATCGGTGGGTGTTGTGGAACTACGCCGGAACACATTGCGGCACTCGCCACGCAAATCCAAGGACTGAAACCGTGTCGTAGTGTCATCGCCACTACATCGGAGAAAAAAGAAAGATCGGTCACGATAGGCGAAGACAGAAAAGCCGCCGAGTCCGTTTTGCTGGACCCGACCCGTAAAGAAGTGCCGATTACCGTTGAACTTGATCCTCCCCGTGGTCTGGATTGTGCCGAGACGATTGCCCGTGCCCGTTTGCTGGCGCAAAATGGCGTCGATGCCATCAATCTGGCCGAAAATCCTCTGGCACGTATTCGTATGGGCAACCTGGCTCTTGCCGCGAAAATTCAGGACGCCACCGGTATTCCGGTTATCGCGCATGTCACCTGCCGTGATCGTAATCTGATCGGTTTACATTCTGATCTGATGGGGGCACATCTGCTTGGTTTGCGTCACATTCTTGCCGTGACGGGCGATCCGGTATCTGTGGGTGAGGCCAGTGGCGCAACCAGCGTGTTTGATCTTAACTCCGTCGGCCTGTTGCAATTACTCAGCGGTTTGAACCAGGGTCGCAATATGTTGGGTGCTGATCTTGGTGGCGGCACAAGTTTTTGTCTCGGAGCTGCCTTTAATCCGAATGTGACGAATCTTCAGGGGCAAGTGAACAAATTGAAAAAAAAGCTGGCCGCCGGAGCGCGCTTTTTTCAAACACAACCGGTTTATTCTGCGGCAATTTTTCAAAACATGATCCAGTCGTTGCAAGGGATCGCGGCACCGGTTTTTTTGGGGTTGCTGCCTTTGGTGAGTGAGCGCAATGCCGAGTTTCTTCACAATGAAGTTCCGGGAATTGTTTTGCCTGATCCGGTGAGAAAAAAGATGCGCGGAACCAGTGGCAGCGAAGGGGTCGCGGCCGGCATGGATGTCGCTTCGGAATTGATCCATGAATGTGCCTCACAGGTTGACGGATACTATATCATGCCGCCCTTTGGCAAGGTTGATCTGGCATTGCAACTGATTGAAATTATAAAGTCAAAATCCTCTTGA
- the rpe gene encoding ribulose-phosphate 3-epimerase codes for MIKISPSILSADFARLGAEIRTVEQAGADYIHVDVMDGHFVPNITIGAPVVSALRQVTELPLDVHLMIENPDLYIPDFAKAGSDIITVHQEAVPHLHRTIQLIHSLGKKAGVSINPATPASTLEIILAEVDLVLVMTVNPGFGGQSFIPSTLNKITQLREMIDRSGRDIELEIDGGVKADNIGEIAAAGANVFVAGSAVFNAPDYPQAIQALRDHVK; via the coding sequence ATGATCAAGATCTCTCCCTCGATTTTGTCGGCCGATTTCGCCCGCCTGGGTGCGGAAATCCGCACCGTCGAACAGGCTGGGGCCGACTATATCCATGTTGATGTCATGGATGGCCATTTTGTGCCGAATATCACCATTGGTGCGCCGGTCGTCAGTGCGTTGCGCCAAGTGACGGAGTTGCCGCTGGATGTCCATCTGATGATTGAGAATCCGGACCTGTATATTCCTGATTTCGCTAAAGCCGGTTCCGACATTATTACCGTCCATCAAGAGGCCGTTCCTCATCTGCATCGGACCATTCAGTTGATCCATAGCCTTGGCAAAAAAGCCGGCGTGTCGATCAACCCCGCGACGCCAGCCAGTACGTTGGAAATTATTCTCGCCGAAGTCGACCTGGTTTTGGTGATGACGGTCAACCCCGGTTTTGGCGGTCAAAGCTTTATTCCCTCAACGCTGAATAAAATTACCCAACTGCGCGAAATGATCGACCGTAGCGGACGCGATATTGAGCTGGAAATTGATGGTGGGGTTAAAGCGGATAATATCGGCGAGATTGCCGCCGCGGGTGCTAATGTCTTTGTCGCCGGTAGTGCCGTGTTTAATGCGCCGGATTATCCCCAGGCCATCCAGGCGCTTCGCGATCACGTCAAGTAG
- the rsmB gene encoding 16S rRNA (cytosine(967)-C(5))-methyltransferase RsmB, producing the protein MAKTENSRNKDARRLAYDVLTRVDEGAYSDLVLDAALEAVPDLDPRDRALATELVYGVLRRRGSLDFILKSFCRQPLKKLQPNVLRLLRLGVYQLRYLDRIPERAVVHSMVELSRRCGLDRASGLVNGVLRSYLREPQRVVWPDPDQDPLGWMEHGLSLPRWLAQRWLEQYGPDDALALAESQLTAAPVTLRVNTLKLSREAFMTHLEQVGIVAEPTRFAPEGVMLPHAGDLPRLPGRQEGWYQVQDEASMFMAHLLSVEPGQQVLDACAAPGGKTTHISALTENRADILAADLHPQRLEVLQRGAARLGCEHIRTLACDMTNRCETLKPHRFDRVLVDAPCSGLGVLRRNPESRWRRQPSDIKALAETQRQILHQVAELVVPGGLLLYSLCTTTPEESTQVVADFLARHPGYVQINLANRVPELWAPLFDDCGQLVTRTGVHGQMDCFFAAGFYRQPECAF; encoded by the coding sequence GTGGCAAAAACAGAGAACTCCAGGAACAAAGATGCCCGGCGTCTTGCCTATGATGTGCTGACACGCGTGGATGAGGGCGCTTATTCCGATTTGGTGCTGGATGCGGCATTGGAGGCGGTGCCTGATCTTGATCCCCGTGATCGGGCGTTGGCGACTGAACTGGTCTATGGGGTGCTGCGTCGCCGTGGCAGTCTCGATTTTATCCTCAAGTCCTTCTGTCGCCAGCCCCTGAAGAAATTACAGCCCAACGTGTTGCGCTTGTTGCGTTTGGGGGTGTATCAACTGCGTTATCTGGATCGAATTCCCGAACGAGCCGTGGTTCACAGTATGGTGGAGCTGAGTCGTCGCTGTGGCCTGGATCGTGCCAGTGGTTTGGTGAATGGCGTCTTGCGCAGTTATCTGCGTGAACCGCAGCGGGTGGTGTGGCCGGATCCTGATCAGGATCCCTTGGGTTGGATGGAGCATGGTCTGTCGTTGCCACGCTGGTTGGCTCAGCGCTGGCTGGAACAGTATGGTCCTGACGACGCTCTGGCGCTGGCGGAGAGCCAGTTAACTGCCGCGCCGGTGACGCTGCGAGTCAATACGTTGAAGCTGTCCCGTGAAGCGTTTATGACCCATCTTGAACAGGTGGGAATCGTGGCTGAACCCACCCGATTTGCACCTGAGGGCGTCATGTTGCCCCATGCGGGGGACCTACCGCGCCTACCGGGTCGGCAAGAGGGCTGGTATCAGGTTCAGGATGAAGCCAGTATGTTCATGGCGCACCTGCTGTCGGTAGAACCCGGTCAGCAGGTGCTGGATGCCTGTGCCGCTCCTGGCGGCAAGACAACACATATTTCTGCGTTGACGGAAAATCGTGCGGACATTCTTGCTGCTGATCTCCATCCCCAGCGCCTGGAGGTGTTACAACGCGGGGCTGCTCGGCTCGGCTGCGAACATATTCGGACGCTGGCCTGTGATATGACCAACCGTTGTGAGACGCTGAAACCGCACCGTTTTGACCGCGTTCTGGTCGATGCACCCTGTAGTGGTCTGGGGGTGTTGCGACGCAATCCCGAGTCGCGCTGGCGTCGTCAGCCGAGCGATATCAAGGCACTTGCCGAAACACAGCGACAAATTTTACATCAGGTGGCGGAATTGGTTGTTCCCGGAGGGCTGTTGCTTTACTCTCTGTGTACTACGACGCCGGAAGAATCGACGCAGGTGGTGGCCGACTTTTTGGCGCGTCATCCCGGCTACGTCCAAATCAATCTGGCCAACCGTGTTCCAGAGCTCTGGGCGCCTTTATTTGATGACTGTGGACAGTTGGTCACACGCACCGGCGTTCATGGCCAGATGGACTGTTTTTTTGCCGCCGGGTTTTACCGTCAGCCCGAGTGCGCGTTTTAA
- the htpX gene encoding zinc metalloprotease HtpX: protein MLNNLKTVGLMALLTIILMVIGGAIGGRGGAIVALILAGVMNIGSYWFSDKIVIRMYKGQEVNSGVLYDVVRELCERNNLIMPRVYMIPQDTPNAFATGRNPQHAVVAATQGIVYLLSREELMGVMAHELSHVRHRDILIGSVAATIAGAISFLAHWGILLGGGGDDEEGGGNFVVMLITMIFAPMAAMLVQMAVSRSREYAADRGGAELCGNPHYLASALRKLEMANHQRPMHDVNDATAHMFIVNPLSGKGLQSLFSTHPPMDERVRRLEAMA from the coding sequence ATGCTGAACAATTTGAAGACCGTTGGCCTGATGGCCTTGTTGACCATCATCCTGATGGTGATTGGTGGTGCCATTGGTGGCCGTGGCGGTGCCATCGTGGCTTTGATTTTAGCTGGTGTGATGAATATCGGTTCCTACTGGTTTTCCGATAAAATCGTCATCCGTATGTACAAAGGGCAGGAAGTCAATAGCGGTGTGCTCTACGACGTGGTGCGTGAGTTGTGTGAGCGTAATAACCTGATCATGCCGCGGGTGTACATGATTCCTCAGGATACGCCGAATGCGTTTGCCACCGGACGCAATCCGCAACATGCGGTCGTGGCCGCGACTCAGGGGATTGTCTACCTGCTCAGTCGCGAAGAACTGATGGGTGTCATGGCCCATGAACTCAGCCATGTCCGTCACCGCGATATTCTGATCGGTTCTGTGGCGGCTACCATTGCCGGGGCCATCTCTTTCCTGGCACATTGGGGTATTCTGTTGGGCGGAGGAGGCGACGATGAAGAAGGTGGCGGCAATTTTGTCGTCATGCTGATCACCATGATCTTTGCGCCGATGGCTGCCATGCTGGTGCAGATGGCCGTATCCCGGTCACGTGAATATGCGGCGGATCGTGGCGGTGCCGAGTTGTGTGGCAATCCGCATTATCTGGCCAGTGCTCTGCGCAAGCTCGAAATGGCCAATCACCAACGGCCCATGCATGATGTCAATGACGCGACCGCACATATGTTTATTGTCAATCCGCTCAGTGGCAAAGGGCTGCAGAGTTTATTCTCTACCCATCCGCCCATGGATGAGCGGGTCCGACGTCTTGAAGCGATGGCCTAG
- the fmt gene encoding methionyl-tRNA formyltransferase — MINIQTIRTVFMGTPDFALDTLRGLIESGVQMVGVYTQPDRPKGRGKKLAAPPVKELALEHDIPVFQPQKLRDEEAVKQLRSLSPDLIVVVAYGQILPQAVLDIPKHGCINVHASLLPRHRGAAPINKAIIDGDPTTGVTTMMMDIGLDTGDMLVKKSLSIHPSETAGQLHDRLAPLGREAMEETLARLCAGTLVREKQDDSLSTYASMMKKEDGLIDWSKDARQIHNLVRGLDPWPGAYTLLDGQTLKVTKTRCAEGKGEPGQVLEANGDTVIVACGQGALLLGALQLPGKKMLDAADFLRGRSLEKGSCLGS; from the coding sequence GTGATTAATATTCAAACCATTCGGACTGTTTTTATGGGAACCCCGGATTTTGCCCTCGATACGTTGAGAGGCCTGATTGAATCCGGCGTGCAGATGGTTGGCGTTTATACCCAACCGGACCGTCCTAAAGGGCGCGGGAAAAAGTTGGCCGCCCCTCCGGTCAAGGAACTGGCTCTTGAACATGATATTCCTGTTTTTCAGCCGCAGAAGCTGCGTGATGAAGAGGCCGTCAAGCAGTTGCGCAGCCTGTCACCGGACTTGATCGTGGTGGTAGCCTATGGCCAGATCTTGCCTCAGGCTGTTCTTGATATTCCCAAACACGGCTGCATCAATGTTCACGCATCATTGTTGCCGCGCCACCGTGGGGCGGCTCCGATCAACAAGGCGATCATTGACGGTGATCCGACGACCGGAGTGACGACCATGATGATGGATATTGGTCTGGATACCGGTGACATGCTGGTCAAGAAATCATTATCGATTCATCCGAGTGAAACCGCCGGTCAGCTTCATGACCGGCTGGCTCCTTTAGGTCGCGAGGCCATGGAAGAGACCCTGGCCCGTTTATGTGCCGGAACTCTGGTGCGTGAAAAGCAGGATGATAGCCTCAGCACCTATGCGTCGATGATGAAAAAAGAAGACGGGCTGATCGATTGGAGCAAGGACGCCCGGCAGATTCATAATCTCGTGCGCGGTCTTGATCCGTGGCCGGGAGCCTATACGCTCCTCGATGGCCAGACTCTGAAAGTGACGAAGACGCGTTGTGCCGAAGGTAAGGGGGAGCCGGGTCAGGTCCTCGAAGCCAATGGTGATACGGTGATTGTCGCTTGTGGCCAGGGTGCTTTGCTGCTGGGGGCCTTGCAGCTTCCAGGGAAAAAGATGCTCGATGCTGCCGATTTTCTGCGCGGTCGTAGTCTGGAAAAAGGCAGTTGCCTCGGCAGTTAA
- the def gene encoding peptide deformylase, giving the protein MGLLKIYHYPDPVLSKIAEPITVVDDEIRQLAADMAETMYAAPGVGLAAPQVGISRRLIVLDCGGEDDPELIKAVNPEIIDTDGESFEEEGCLSVPGYFASVKRSAWVTVRYLDMDGKVVEREADGLLAICFQHEIDHLDGKLFVDRLSSLKKGMFRKKYPKILEQQQEQL; this is encoded by the coding sequence ATGGGCCTGTTGAAAATATATCATTACCCCGATCCGGTTCTGAGCAAGATTGCCGAACCGATCACGGTGGTCGACGATGAGATTCGTCAATTGGCTGCCGACATGGCGGAAACCATGTATGCGGCCCCTGGAGTTGGACTGGCGGCACCGCAAGTAGGGATTTCCCGGCGTTTGATTGTGCTTGATTGCGGTGGCGAAGACGATCCTGAACTGATCAAGGCCGTCAATCCGGAAATTATCGACACTGACGGCGAGTCTTTTGAAGAGGAGGGCTGTCTGTCCGTTCCCGGTTATTTTGCCAGTGTCAAACGCAGTGCCTGGGTGACGGTTCGTTATCTGGATATGGACGGCAAGGTGGTTGAACGCGAAGCCGATGGATTGCTGGCCATCTGTTTTCAGCACGAGATCGATCATTTGGATGGCAAGTTGTTTGTGGATCGTCTGTCGTCGTTGAAAAAAGGGATGTTTCGCAAGAAATACCCAAAAATTCTTGAACAACAGCAGGAGCAGTTGTGA